Proteins encoded by one window of Aspergillus chevalieri M1 DNA, chromosome 6, nearly complete sequence:
- the ssn8 gene encoding cyclin-dependent protein serine/threonine kinase regulator SSN8 (BUSCO:EOG09262K8C;~COG:K;~EggNog:ENOG410PI7B;~InterPro:IPR036915,IPR028367,IPR043198,IPR006671, IPR013763;~PFAM:PF00134;~go_component: GO:0016592 - mediator complex [Evidence IEA];~go_function: GO:0016538 - cyclin-dependent protein serine/threonine kinase regulator activity [Evidence IEA];~go_process: GO:0006357 - regulation of transcription by RNA polymerase II [Evidence IEA]), with the protein MAANYWASTQRRHWLFTREKLAEVRDKQREKDMVAHTQFPLPDQRMLNIYFSQQLTKLGKKMSTRQQALATAQIYIKRYYTKNEIRHTNPYLVLATAFYLACKMEECPQHIRLVVGEARSLWPDFIAPDVSKVGECEFSLISEMSSQMIVHHPYRTLTELQRELALTSDEVALAWSVINDHYLTDLPLLHAPHVIAVMAIIVAVVFKPSQAGFHGSAAPALAGAMREGGMNMLTALGDKSGSGPPPRIQKLIGWLSESEVDIPAVVECTQELVSLYELWEQYSEKNCKELLARMVKTQHLDK; encoded by the exons ATGGCTGCCAATTATTGGGCATCGACCCAGCGTCGACATTGGCTTTTCACCCGAGAGAAATTGGCGGAAGTGCGCGACAAGCAGCGCGAAAAGGACATGGTTGCGCATACGCAGTTCCCTTTGCCAGATCAAAGGATGCTCAACATATATTTCAGTCAGC AACTCACAAAGCTCGGGAAGAAGATGTCAACCAGACAGCAAGCCCTAGCCACGGCCCAGATCTACATCAAACGATACTACACGAAGAACGAGATTCGACATACAAACCCTTATCTTGTGCTTGCGACTGCGTTCTACCTTGCCTGTAAAATGGAGGAGTGTCCTCAACACATTCGGCTTGTAGTTGGTGAGGCTCGAAGTCTCTGGCCAG ATTTCATCGCACCGGATGTCTCCAAAGTAGGAGAATGCGAATTCTCCTTGATATCCGAGATGAGCTCACAGATGATCGTGCATCATCCATACCGAACCCTCACCGAACTCCAACGAGAACTAGCCCTCACCTCGGACGAAGTCGCCCTCGCATGGTCGGTAATCAACGACCATTATCTCACTGATCTTCCACTACTCCACGCGCCCCATGTCATCGCAGTAATGGCCATCATCGTTGCTGTCGTATTCAAACCCAGTCAAGCCGGTTTTCACGGCTCTGCAGCGCCAGCTTTAGCCGGTGCCATGAGGGAAGGTGGTATGAATATGCTCACAGCACTGGGCGATAAAAGTGGCAGTGGTCCTCCTCCCCGAATCCAGAAGCTTATCGGATGGCTTTCCGAGAGCGAAGTCGATATTCCTGCTGTTGTCGAGTGTACGCAGGAGCTTGTGTCTTTGTATGAGCTTTGGGAGCAATATAGCGAGAAGAATTGCAAGGAGCTTCTTGCAAGAATGGTCAAGACGCAGCacctggacaaatga
- a CDS encoding calcium-binding mitochondrial carrier protein (BUSCO:EOG09262PZ9;~COG:C;~EggNog:ENOG410PHDS;~InterPro:IPR011992,IPR023395,IPR018108,IPR002048, IPR018247,IPR002067;~PFAM:PF00036,PF00153,PF13202,PF13499,PF13833;~go_function: GO:0005509 - calcium ion binding [Evidence IEA];~go_process: GO:0055085 - transmembrane transport [Evidence IEA]) has translation MTPNESKNDRDQRIAKLWETLGARKEGHIDLNGLKRGLKKIDHPLKNADDMLRSILVAVDTNGDGHIDFSEFRAFVDHTESGLWRLFQSIDRNNNGEIDKADLKVAFSKSGVTVSSAKLNEFFTDVDKNKDGVITYEEWRDFLLFMPSRSSPDLRAILSYYTATGNLNPEGDVNINDLQGLGYFVAGGIAGVVSRTATAPLDRLKVYLIAQTGVKSTAVRAAKEGAPLQAAGSASRTLVDAMKELWRAGGIRSLFAGNGLNVAKVMPESAIKFGAYESAKRAFARLEGHNDPKKLMPVSQFLSGGCGGMVAQCFVYPLDTLKFRMQCETVEGGLKGNRLIAATAKKVIKTNGILGFFRGLPLGLVGMFPYAAIDLTTFEYLKRALIGRKARLNHCHEDDVPLNNFTTGAIGAFSGAFGASVVYPLNVLRTRLQAQGTILHPATYNSIGDVARKTLQTEGPRGLYKGITPNLLKVVPAVSISYVVYENSKRFLGLK, from the exons ATGACACCCAACGAATCGAAAAATGACCGTGATCAGAGAATTGCTAAGCTGTGGGAGACCTTGGGCGCCCGGAAGGAAGGGCATATTGATCTCAATGGGTTGAAAAgggggctgaagaagatcgATCACC CACTTAAAAATGCGGATGATATGCTACGGAGTATTCTAGTGGCTGTCGATACCAACGGGGATGGACACATTGACTTCTCTG AATTTCGGGCCTTTGTCGACCATACGGAGAGCGGACTGTGGAGACTTTTCCAAAGCATTGACCGCAATAACAACGGCGAAATCGATAAAGCCGATCTCAAGGTTGCCTTTTCCAAGTCCGGGGTGACCGTCTCGAGCGCCAAATTGAACGAGTTCTTTACGGATGTGGATAAGAATAAAGATGGCGTTATCACCTATGAGGAATGGAG GGATTTCCTACTCTTTATGCCCTCTCGCTCATCCCCCGACCTGCGCGCTATTCTCTCATACTATACGGCCACGGGAAATCTAAACCCGGAAGGAGATGTCAACATCAATGATCTGCAGGGTTTAG GTTACTTCGTTGCGGGTGGTATCGCAGGCGTCGTATCGAGAACAGCCACCGCGCCTTTGGACCGACTCAAAGTCTATCTCATCGCTCAGACTGGCGTGAAATCAACGGCCGTGCGTGCGGCGAAAGAGGGTGCTCCATTGCAAGCAGCGGGAAGTGCATCAAGGACGCTCGTTGATGCCATGAAGGAGCTGTGGCGTGCAGGTGGAATCCGGAGTTTGTTCGCAG GGAACGGGTTAAACGTGGCCAAGGTCATGCCCGAATCGGCTATCAAGTTTGGAGCCTATGAG TCCGCAAAACGTGCATTTGCTCGACTTGAAGGTCACAATGACCCTAAAAAGCTCATGCCGGTATCGCAGTTCCTGTCAGGAGGATGCGGTGGAATGGTTGCTCA ATGCTTCGTCTACCCTCTTGACACATTAAAGTT TCGGATGCAATGCGAAACGGTCGAAGGTGGTCTGAAAGGAAACCGCTTAATAGCAGCGACGGCAAAAAAAGTGATTAAGACAAACGGCATACTCGGATTCTTCCGCGGACTGCCCCTCGGCCTTGTGGGCATGTTCCCCTACGCTGCGATCGACTTGACCACATTCGAATACCTCAAACGGGCCCTAATCGGCCGAAAGGCCCGTCTCAACCATTGCCATGAGGACGATGTTCCTCTGAACAACTTCACGACAGGAGCCATTGGCGCATTCAGTGGAGCATTCGGTGCATCTGTCGTCTATCCACTCAATGTTCTCCGGACGAGACTCCAAGCTCAGGGAACAATTCTCCATCCTGCTACGTATAATAGCATCGGCGATGTCGCTCGCAAAACACTTCAAACCGAAGGCCCACGAGGGCTCTACAAGGGAATTACGCCCAATCTCCTGAAAGTTGTACCGGCGGTTTCGATCAGCTACGTTGTATATGAAAATTCGAAGAGATTCCTCGGCTTGAAGTGA
- the ECM4 gene encoding glutathione S-transferase family protein (COG:O;~EggNog:ENOG410PFDC;~InterPro:IPR036249,IPR040079,IPR036282,IPR010987, IPR004045,IPR016639;~PFAM:PF13409,PF00043,PF13410;~go_function: GO:0004364 - glutathione transferase activity [Evidence IEA];~go_function: GO:0005515 - protein binding [Evidence IEA];~go_process: GO:0006749 - glutathione metabolic process [Evidence IEA]), which produces MFSALLRTQQVSRHITHPRVVSAGFLALYPTRSITPQFTSATRNMATGSSGKITDWVNPNDKSGEFKRQQSVFRNWISRESGAEFPPEKGRYHLYVSYACPWAHRTLITRKLKGLEDFISYTSVHWHLGEKGWRFVTADEKLPGANTTPDPLHADVSHLRDIYFAQDPEYAGRFTVPVLYDKKAKKIVSNESSEIIRMLYYEFDDLLPTQYKSIDLYPPSLRPEIESTNEWTYNDVNNGVYKSGFATTQEAYERAVTTLFSSLDKIESHLSSSVTPERPFYFGSNITEADIRLFTTIIRFDPVYVQHFKCNIRDIRSGYPAIHRWVRGLYWDVPAFRETTDFEHIKFHYTKSHKQINQFSITPVGPVPDILPKDEEVRAVAARK; this is translated from the exons atgTTCTCTGCACTTCTCCGAACCCAGCAGGTTTCTCGTCATATCACACATCCTCGGGTTGTCTCAGCAGGGTTCCTTGCGCTATATCCGACTCGCTCCATCACCCCTCAGTTCACTTCAGCAACACGCAACATGGCA ACTGGAAGCTCTGGCAAGATCACAGACTGGGTGAACCCCAACGACAAGTCCGGCGAATTCAAGCGCCAGCAGTCCGTGTTCCGAAACTGGATCTCCAGAGAATCTGGCGCGGAATTCCCCCCTGAGAAGGGCCGCTATCATCTCTATGTATCTTACGCTTGTCCTTGGG CGCACCGGACATTGATCACAAGAAAGCTCAAGGGCCTCGAGGACTTCATCTCGTACACCTCTGTGCATTGGCATCTAGGAGAGAAGGGCTGGCGCTTCGTGACTGCCGATGAGAAATTGCCTGGAGCGAACACCACCCCGGACCCATTGCACGCCGATGTCTCGCACCTCCGCGACATCTACTTCGCGCAGGACCCGGAATACGCGGGCCGGTTCACAGTCCCTGTGCTCTATGAtaagaaggccaagaagaTCGTGAGCAACGAG AGCTCCGAAATCATCCGCATGCTCTACTACGAATTCGACGACCTCCTGCCCACTCAATACAAATCCATTGACCTCTACCCGCCCTCCCTCCGCCCCGAAATCGAATCCACAAACGAATGGACCTACAACGACGTCAACAACGGCGTCTACAAATCTGGCTTCGCAACAACCCAAGAAGCCTACGAGCGCGCCGTAACAACCCTCTTCTCCTCTCTCGACAAGATCGAATCCCACCTCTCGTCCTCGGTAACTCCCGAAAGGCCCTTCTATTTCGGCTCCAATATCACAGAGGCGGATATCAGGTTGTTTACGACGATTATCCGGTTCGACCCTGTGTATGTGCAGCATTTCAAGTGTAATATCCGGGATATTCGCTCTGGGTATCCGGCTATTCATCGCTGGGTGAGGGGCTTGTATTGGGATGTTCCTGCGTTCCGGGAAACAACGGACTTTGAGCATATCAAGTTCCATTATACGAAGAGTCATAAGCAGATTAATCAGTTTAGTATTACGCCTGTGGGGCCGGTGCCGGATATTCTGCccaaggatgaggaggttAGGGCGGTTGCTGCGCGGAAGTAA
- the ubaA gene encoding E1 ubiquitin-activating protein ubaA (COG:O;~EggNog:ENOG410PFZC;~InterPro:IPR019572,IPR042302,IPR035985,IPR018965, IPR000594,IPR042449,IPR038252,IPR032418,IPR018075, IPR033127,IPR042063,IPR000011,IPR032420;~PFAM:PF16191,PF10585,PF09358,PF00899;~go_function: GO:0008641 - ubiquitin-like modifier activating enzyme activity [Evidence IEA];~go_process: GO:0006464 - cellular protein modification process [Evidence IEA]), whose product MTDAKMQVDNPQETVEAIKHGEIDESLYSRQLYVLGHEAMKRMGSSNVLIVGLKGLGVEIAKNIALAGVKSLTLYDPAPVAISDLSSQFFLQPQDVGKPRAEATAPRVAELNSYVPVTVHGGGKLSDNLEQLKRYQAVVLTLTPLKEQLAIADFCHKNGIYLTITDTFGLFGYLFNDFGKNFTVGDPTGEEPVSGIVADIAEDGLVSALDESRHGLEDGDFVTFTEVKGLEGLNSSNPRKVTVKGPYTFSIGDVSGLGSYQGGGIFTQVKMPRFVDFESLDQQIKKPELMVSDFAKFDRPQQLHIGIQALHKFAENHDGQLPRPHNESDAQEVIKIANDLASSQEEKVELDDKVIKELAYQARGDLNPLAALFGGLVAQEILKAVSGKFNPVSQWLYFDSLESLPASITRSEESCKPLGTRYDGQIAVFGKEFQEKIANTKQFLVGAGAIGCETLKNWAMQGLGTGPNGKVFVTDMDQIEKSNLNRQFLFRTKDVGRLKSECASAAVQAMNPELEGKIVTLRDRVGPDTEHIFNEEFWEGLDGITNALDNVDARTYVDRRCVFFRKPLLESGTLGTKGNTQVVLPRITESYSSSQDPPEKTFPMCTLKSFPNRIEHTIAWARDLFQTYFVGPPEAVNLYLSQPNYIEQTLKQAGNEKQTLENLRDFLVTDKPLTFDDCIMWARHQFEAQYNNAIQQLLYNFPKDSKTSTGQPFWSGPKRAPTPLKFDSTNPTHFGFVVAAANLHAFNYGIKNPGADKGYYRKIVDNMIIPEFTPSSSVKIQADENEPDPNAQPAGPSDDNDEIQKLVSSLPSPKSLAGFRLTPVEFEKDDDTNHHIDFITAASNLRADNYEIPQADRHKTKFIAGKIIPAIATATALVTGLVSLENYKIIDGKDDIEQYKNGFVNIALPFLGFSEPIGSPKGKYMGKQGEVSIDQIWDRFEVDDIPLQDFLKYFSDLGLEVSMVSSGVSLLYASFYPPAKLKDRLPLPMSKLVETISKKPVPEHQKNIIFEVTAEDQNEEDVEIPYVMVKLRK is encoded by the exons ATGACG GACGCTAAGATGCAAGTGGACAACCCACAGGAAACTGTGGAGGCGATCAAGCACGGGGAGATCGACGAGTCTCTTTATAGTCGGCAGCT GTACGTGCTTGGTCATGAAGCTATGAAGCGTATGGGCTCTTCGAATGTCCTCATTGTCGGATTGAAGGGTCTGGGTGTTGAGATTG CCAAGAACATTGCCCTCGCTGGTGTCAAGTCCCTTACCCTCTACGACCCCGCTCCCGTTGCCATCTCAGACCTCTCCTCCCAGTTCTTCCTGCAGCCCCAAGATGTCGGCAAGCCGCGCGCCGAAGCGACTGCTCCAAGAGTAGCGGAACTGAACTCCTATGTCCCCGTCACGGTCCACGGAGGCGGAAAGCTCTCAGACAACCTCGAACAACTTAAGCGTTACCAAGCGGTGGTTCTCACCTTGACGCCTCTGAAGGAGCAGCTTGCGATTGCCGACTTCTGCCACAAGAACGGTATCTACCTCACGATCACAGACACGTTTGGTCTTTTTGGATACCTCTTCAATGATTTCGGAAAGAACTTCACCGTCGGCGATCCCACCGGTGAAGAACCCGTGAGCGGAATCGTGGCGGACATTGCTGAGGATGGTCTGGTGTCAGCATTGGATGAGAGCAGACACGGTCTTGAAGATGGAGACTTCGTAACGTTTACCGAAGTCAAGGGTTTAGAGGGCTTGAACAGCTCTAATCCTCGGAAGGTGACCGTCAAGGGCCCCTACACGTTCAGCATCGGTGATGTTTCCGGCCTTGGCTCGTACCAGGGCGGCGGTATCTTTACGCAAGTCAAGATGCCCAGATTTGTCGACTTTGAGTCGCTTGATCAGCAAATCAAGAAGCCGGAACTCATGGTTTCCGACTTCGCCAAATTCGATCGGCCGCAGCAGCTGCATATTGGTATCCAAGCCCTGCATAAATTCGCAGAAAACCATGATGGCCaacttcctcgtcctcacaACGAGAGTGACGCTCAGGAGGTTATCAAGATCGCAAATGATCTTGCATCAAGCCAGGAGGAGAAGGTGGAATTGGATGACAAGGTTATCAAAGAACTGGCCTATCAAGCCCGTGGTGACCTGAATCCCTTGGCTGCGTTGTTTGGAGGTCTTGTTGCCCAGGAAATCCTCAAGGCTGTGTCAGGCAAATTCAACCCAGTTAGTCAATGGCTCTACTTTGACTCTTTAGAGTCGCTCCCTGCGTCTATTACTCGGTCCGAAGAGAGCTGCAAGCCGCTTGGAACCCGCTATGATGGACAGATCGCCGTTTTTGGAAAGGAATTCCAGGAGAAGATTGCCAATACCAAGCAGTTTCTTGTTGGCGCAGGAGCTATCGGTTGCGAAACCTTGAAGAACTGGGCCATGCAGGGTTTGGGAACTGGTCCCAACGGCAAAGTCTTTGTTACTGATATGGATCAAATCGAGAAGAGCAACCTCAACCGGCAATTCCTTTTCCGTACTAAGGATGTCGGAAGATTGAAGAGTGAATGCGCTTCTGCTGCCGTGCAGGCCATGAACCCTGAGCTGGAAGGGAAGATCGTTACACTCCGGGACCGTGTTGGACCAGACACCGAACACATCTTCAACGAAGAATTCTGGGAGGGCCTCGACGGCATTACCAATGCTCTGGATAACGTCGACGCAAGAACCTACGTTGACCGTCGCTGCGTCTTCTTCCGGAAGCCCCTGCTCGAGAGTGGAACCCTTGGCACCAAGGGCAACACTCAGGTTGTCCTTCCCCGGATCACCGAATCCTATTCAAGCTCCCAGGACCCTCCGGAGAAGACCTTCCCCATGTGTACTTTGAAGAGTTTCCCCAACCGAATCGAGCACACTATCGCTTGGGCTCGGGATCTTTTCCAGACTTACTTCGTTGGGCCACCGGAGGCTGTCAACTTGTACCTGTCTCAGCCTAACTACATTGAGCAGACGCTCAAGCAGGCTGGCAATGAGAAGCAGACCCTGGAGAACCTCCGTGATTTCTTGGTTACAGACAAGCCATTGACCTTCGATGACTGCATTATGTGGGCTCGCCACCAGTTCGAGGCCCAATACAACAATGCAATTCAGCAATTGTTGTACAACTTCCCCAAAGACTCGAAGACATCTACCGGTCAGCCTTTCTGGTCTGGTCCTAAGCGTGCGCCGACGCCTCTGAAGTTTGACAGCACGAACCCCACCCATTTCGGCTTCGTCGTTGCGGCCGCGAACCTTCACGCCTTCAACTACGGCATCAAGAATCCCGGTGCGGACAAGGGATACTACCGCAAGATTGTGGATAACATGATAATTCCCGAATTCACACCTAGTTCCAGCGTCAAGATTCAGGCAGACGAAAACGAGCCCGATCCGAATGCTCAGCCCGCTGGACCCAGCGATGACAACGACGAAATCCAGAAACTCGTCAGCTCTCTTCCATCGCCTAAGTCGCTTGCCGGCTTCCGCCTCACCCCAGTGGAATTCGAAAAAGACGATGATACTAACCACCACATCGACTTCATTACGGCTGCTAGCAACCTCCGTGCGGATAACTACGAAATCCCTCAGGCGGACCGACACAAGACCAAGTTCATCGCGGGTAAGATCATTCCTGCTATTGCCACGGCCACTGCGCTCGTTACTGGATTGGTCTCGCTGGAGAACTACAAGATCATCGATGGCAAGGACGATATTGAGCAATACAAGAACGGTTTTGTGAACATtgctcttcctttccttggCTTCAGTGAGCCCATCGGCAGCCCCAAGGGCAAGTACATGGGTAAGCAGGGTGAAGTGTCCATTGACCAGATCTGGGATCGCTTTGAGGTCGACGATATCCCATTGCAGGACTTCCTCAAGTACTTCTCCGATCTGGGCTTGGAGGTGAGCATGGTTAGCTCGGGTGTTAGCTTGCTCTACGCTAGCTTCTACCCTCCAGCGAAACTGAAAGACCGTCTTCCTTTGCC GATGAGCAAGCTGGTGGAGACCATCAGCAAGAAGCCAGTTCCCGAACACCAGAAGAACATCATCTTTGAGGTGACAGCTGAGGATCAGAacgaggaggatgttgagattCCGTATGTGATGGTGAAGCTGAGGAAGTAA
- a CDS encoding putative gamma-tubulin complex component GCP4 (COG:Z;~EggNog:ENOG410PKU6;~InterPro:IPR007259,IPR041470,IPR040457;~PFAM:PF04130,PF17681;~go_component: GO:0000922 - spindle pole [Evidence IEA];~go_component: GO:0005815 - microtubule organizing center [Evidence IEA];~go_function: GO:0043015 - gamma-tubulin binding [Evidence IEA];~go_process: GO:0000226 - microtubule cytoskeleton organization [Evidence IEA];~go_process: GO:0007020 - microtubule nucleation [Evidence IEA]), with amino-acid sequence MLHEILLSLSGQPSPLFALQGEEDGVIQDAFPLLAPPEKALLTSLARLSRLHVRLRNHTSVISSSHPSVICRAVSTAIVTEHLAEFQKKILEVEKAILVEDSGYVGGYGIVPLSTIVGEFAPWTRRLEWLWEVARFVYPEHKKSYRGCTGAALIDHLRAESQTGYADLEEMALQLVTAAERAWMRQLSMWLLHGTLPTFGKDDFFIQEDDTNTNDGDDSGVTQFAMHADRLPKFISASTASSILFIGKSLNHIRAKRKASSTGRSTSLLTSPVTLHAEHIESLAALESPMSSSKLSNAVNAIRLALSQSTLSKLLPLPKILEMLSVLHDFMLLQRGEFVTALVALADARTSERHRRGKVLGGLVGLKPGDLANTLAKAWTELYALQNAEDSGDDKLDLARDLLHLSIDDQKKGGHSRDTAGYGLADEISNISFSDLLFPIPTFLTIQVRPPMDLFLSTTDISVYSKIHSYLLGIRRAQIRLSDLWKHTSIRRCHPSPWGPPRSSTRAGQNRLKRGRDRDNARIVQMRPIWATSSAALYVLSEIGSFFQGEVINCSWQHFREWIEGGPSHVGSRASSRPGTASSSKQKEITSFTPAHLAAVDDLSQSTHNATPAHDPETLTVAHRRHLSSLVQSLFLTDTPFTSALRSLLTRVDRFIALVVRLESIQRNMDLETDEGVVDERADYASEEREVLRELNGTQKEVKAGIQNVVARLRDIDDSRSGEGRRMFDLARNPNQNWSSALNNNGIGGTELPNANHYVPRKAAGVDQLLMKLDFGNVNDDGA; translated from the coding sequence ATGCTCCACGAGATCCTCCTTTCCCTCTCCGGCCAGCCGTCGCCCCTCTTCGCCCTCCAGGGTGAGGAGGATGGCGTCATTCAAGATGCTTTTCCGCTCCTGGCACCTCCCGAGAAAGCCCTCCTCACATCCCTCGCGCGACTGAGCCGGTTGCATGTCCGACTGCGAAACCATACTTCGGTAATCTCCTCGTCGCATCCATCTGTCATCTGCCGAGCCGTATCAACTGCGATTGTTACGGAACATCTGGCTGAATTCCAAAAGAAAATACTCGAGGTGGAGAAGGCGATCTTGGTCGAGGATAGCGGATATGTCGGCGGATACGGTATCGTGCCATTGTCGACAATCGTGGGCGAATTTGCTCCATGGACCCGACGATTGGAATGGCTATGGGAAGTGGCTCGATTCGTCTATCCAGAGCATAAGAAATCCTATCGAGGCTGCACGGGTGCTGCGCTGATCGATCACCTTCGAGCGGAGTCACAAACTGGATATGCTGACCTGGAGGAGATGGCGTTACAATTGGTTACGGCAGCGGAACGGGCATGGATGAGGCAGCTTTCGATGTGGCTGTTGCATGGAACTCTGCCGACATTTGGCAAAGACGACTTTTTCATTCAGGAGGatgacaccaacaccaacgacGGTGACGATTCTGGCGTAACGCAATTTGCGATGCATGCGGACCGGCTACCGAAATTTATCTCTGCAAGCACAGCATCATCCATCTTGTTCATTGGAAAATCTTTGAATCATATTAGAGCGAAGCGCAAAGCGTCTTCAACGGGCAGGTCTACAAGTCTACTAACATCTCCCGTTACTTTGCATGCGGAGCATATCGAGAGCCTTGCGGCGTTAGAGTCGCCCATGTCCAGTTCGAAGCTATCCAACGCCGTAAACGCTATACGACTAGCATTATCACAGAGTACACTTTCCAAGTTACTTCCGCTGCCGAAGATCCTCGAGATGCTATCTGTCCTTCATGATTTCATGTTGTTGCAACGCGGCGAGTTTGTAACTGCTCTCGTGGCGCTTGCAGACGCTCGCACAAGTGAGCGACATCGGAGAGGGAAAGTTCTTGGAGGACTAGTTGGGCTCAAGCCAGGAGATTTGGCGAATACTCTTGCCAAGGCATGGACAGAGCTTTACGCTTTACAAAACGCGGAAGATTCGGGGGACGATAAGCTTGATCTTGCCCGAGATCTATTACATTTATCTATTGACGACCAGAAGAAGGGTGGTCATTCACGCGATACAGCTGGATATGGCCTGGCTGATGAAATTTCCAATATTTCCTTCTCTGACTTGCTATTCCCTATCCCCACATTCCTAACTATCCAAGTACGCCCGCCAATGGATCTATTCCTATCGACAACCGATATTTCCGTCTATTCAAAAATTCACTCCTACCTTCTTGGGATACGCCGCGCCCAAATACGTCTTAGTGATCTCTGGAAACACACATCCATCCGAAGATGCCATCCTTCCCCGTGGGGGCCTCCGCGGAGCAGTACGCGTGCCGGTCAAAACCGACTGAAGAGGGGTAGAGACCGAGACAATGCTCGAATAGTTCAAATGAGACCAATTTGGGCGACAAGCAGTGCGGCCCTTTATGTACTGTCTGAGATCGGAAGCTTTTTCCAAGGAGAAGTAATCAATTGTTCCTGGCAACATTTCCGTGAATGGATTGAGGGTGGTCCATCTCACGTGGGGTCAAGGGCAAGTTCCAGACCGGGTACGGCATCATCGTCGAAGCAAAAGGAAATTACCAGCTTCACACCTGCGCATCTTGCTGCTGTGGACGATTTGAGTCAATCAACTCATAATGCTACACCTGCCCACGACCCAGAAACTTTGACAGTCGCACACCGTCGACATCTTTCCTCTCTCGTCCAGTCATTGTTCCTGACTGATACGCCATTCACAAGTGCTCTCCGATCTCTCCTTACAAGAGTTGACCGCTTCATCGCCCTGGTCGTCCGGCTGGAAAGTATCCAGCGCAACATGGATCTGGAAACCGACGAAGGAGTCGTCGACGAGAGGGCAGACTACGCTAGCGAAGAGCGTGAAGTCCTACGAGAACTTAATGGCACACAGAAGGAAGTCAAAGCAGGAATCCAGAACGTTGTAGCGCGGTTAAGAGACATCGATGACAGCCGGTCTGGAGAGGGACGACGGATGTTCGACCTCGCGAGAAATCCCAATCAGAACTGGTCGTCAGCGCTAAACAATAATGGCATTGGAGGTACGGAGTTGCCGAATGCTAACCACTATGTACCACGCAAAGCAGCTGGTGTTGATCAGTTGCTGATGAAGCTGGATTTCGGTAACGTCAACGACGACGGAGCTTGA